The following coding sequences lie in one Halorussus halophilus genomic window:
- a CDS encoding NAD(P)/FAD-dependent oxidoreductase: MSKVAIVGGGPAGLSAALFTAKNGLDAVVFDTDETWMHKAHLFNYLGVRSIAGDEFMNVARGQVEDRGADLRVGEEVTSVETDGDGFTVSSDDGEYDADYVVFGTGTDTELLESLGVETNDNDTIDVDLSMETSVENAYATGAMIRDQEWQAVISAGDGGAAALDILSKEKGEHFHDFDTPDDVPSLRDEA, from the coding sequence ATGTCGAAAGTTGCAATCGTCGGCGGCGGTCCCGCGGGACTCAGCGCCGCACTATTCACCGCCAAGAACGGACTCGACGCAGTCGTCTTCGACACCGACGAGACGTGGATGCACAAAGCCCACCTGTTCAACTACCTCGGCGTCCGGAGCATCGCCGGAGACGAGTTCATGAACGTCGCCCGCGGGCAAGTCGAGGACCGCGGAGCGGACCTTCGCGTGGGAGAGGAAGTCACGAGCGTCGAAACAGACGGCGACGGCTTCACGGTCTCCAGTGACGACGGCGAGTACGACGCCGACTACGTCGTCTTCGGGACGGGGACCGACACGGAACTCCTCGAATCGCTCGGCGTCGAGACGAACGACAACGACACAATCGACGTGGACCTCTCGATGGAGACCAGCGTCGAGAACGCCTACGCGACCGGCGCGATGATTCGAGACCAAGAGTGGCAGGCAGTCATCTCTGCGGGCGACGGCGGTGCCGCCGCGCTGGACATCCTGAGCAAGGAGAAGGGCGAACACTTCCACGACTTCGACACGCCCGACGACGTGCCGAGTCTACGAGACGAAGCGTAG